One genomic window of Fusarium keratoplasticum isolate Fu6.1 chromosome 3, whole genome shotgun sequence includes the following:
- a CDS encoding Fungal-trans domain-containing protein, which yields MRFAKIADEDGLRWDSASCLVLLSSALGVTTQPWKKPPETQSDTLPRAGDARDTVPFFENKTNAEAYFLAAKKRLGLLGDSLLDIQCLFLAFIYEKTYFRHLQAWSYLQQAAARLQVRLLKTGTRPWATCASSGPNDLHIEQRVFWSCFRAEREFLLEIDLPPSGLGDLSYPDPLPEPPLTFATLAADAETKGLSPTNYDSQFEERGWCYYLAEISLRRTIDDTLQHLAEGGEEAWLSNPSQLVRQYHELEKQRSIWRFHLPAIVQFDDEQVPDNEFAFGLRSRFLEWNELLLRPILYHVLHLPSDQIALPECVELAEKAVHGCVQKIHEYQHTLRHGGSWFITRRIFGYACLVLAAARQPERRIKLPLRWGSAIRVAIQTLRFWSQDAADVRHMTSTLDMMFSRTCL from the exons ATGAGGTTCGCAAAGatcgccgacgaggacggtCTGCGATGGGATTCGGCTTCTTGTCTGGTA CTGTTATCATCTGCTCTGGGCGTCACCACTCAACCATGGAAGAAGCCACCAGAAACCCAATCGGATACACTACCGAGAGCTGGAGATGCGCGAGATACAGTCCCATTCTTTGAGAACAAGACAAACGCAGAAGCGTACTTTCTCGCAGCCAAAAAGAGACTCGGTCTTTTGGGCGATAGCTTGTTAGACATCCAGTGTCTCTTTCTGGCATTCATCTACGAAAAGACGTATTTTCGGCACCTACAAGCATGGTCCTATCTTCAACAGGCTGCCGCTAGGCTCCAGGTTCGGCTTCTCAAAACTGGCACCAGGCCATGGGCAACCTGTGCATCCTCTGGACCCAACGATCTCCATATCGAGCAAAGAGTTTTTTGGTCTTGTTTCAGAGCTGAGAG AGAATTTCTACTCGAGATAGACCTCCCGCCCAGCGGCTTGGGAGACTTGTCATATCCTGATCCCCTTCCAGAGCCACCACTCACGTTTGCTACCTTGGCTGCCGATGCCGAGACAAAGGGCTTGTCTCCAACTAACTACGACTCGCAATTTGAAGAGAGAGGGTGGTGTTATTACTTGGCCGAGATCTCCCTGAGGCGAACCATTGATGATACGCTTCAGCATCTCGCTGAAGGCGGAGAGGAGGCTTGGTTAAGCAACCCTTCCCAGCTCGTCCGCCAGTACCATGAGTTGGAGAAACAGAGATCAATATG GCGTTTTCATCTGCCTGCTATCGTGCAATTCGACGATGAGCAAGTCCCCGACAACGAGTTCGCATTTGGTCTCCGCAGCCGCTTTCTCGAATGGAACGAACTCCTCCTACGTCCTATTCTCTACCACGTCCTCCACTTACCTTCTGATCAGATAGCACTTCCAGAATGCGTCGAGCTTGCAGAGAAGGCAGTTCATGGATGCGTACAGAAAATCCACGAGTATCAACACACCTTGCGGCACGGTGGCTCCTGGTTCATTACCCGTCGCATCTTTGGTTATGCTTGTCTCGTATTGGCGGCTGCGAGACAGCCTGAGCGCAGGATCAAGCTTCCACTAAGATGGGGGTCTGCCATACGGGTTGCTATTCAGACATTAAGGTTTTGGAGTCAAGACGCGGCGGATGTGAGACATATGACTTCAACCCTGGACATGATGTTTTCTAGAACGTgtttataa